Proteins from one Candidatus Binatota bacterium genomic window:
- the recG gene encoding ATP-dependent DNA helicase RecG — translation MTVKLEDSLQYFKGVGPKRAEHLAASGFQTLEDLLYHLPFRYEDRRVVSRVTELVAGRDVTLVGAISSIKLNSWGGRSRRQVLRATFVDETGRLPLVWFHQGDWFRKKLEGASSWLVHGRVEASKKGPLQIVHPELEALSSDDDAAEAARVVPVYQKPGEIPVATMRSMVERAVVECSDLAKSVLPAPVEADLSLLPLADALRQVHMPGSSIDPVQLAAFATDGHRRLILEELFALQVGVNLRRVAREAETGRALPRADQLVSGFLEALPFNATSAQLRVIDEIAEDMARPRPMNRLVQGDVGSGKTVVAFAAALQAVDAGTQVAVMAPTELLAEQHFRTMETWAVERGVRIELLTGSLSSGRAAATRERLQAGDVDLVVGTHALLQSGTGFAALGLAVIDEQHRFGVLQRAVLKEAAADTLLLSATPIPRTMALTLYGDVDLSLLDEMPPGRKTIVTRVLRQHDVGHLFERMAAQMKEGRQCYIVYPLVEESENVDLEDASGMAEKLRTGVFRDFEVGLLHGRMKADEKNEVMRGFQRGDIKVLVATTVIEVGIDVPNAGIMVVMHADRFGLAQLHQLRGRVGRDNEQAYCCLVTDERLGRDAWERLKVMENSSDGFEIAEADLRIRGPGEYLGTRQAGVPAFRAANLARDEELLLLARDKARQWLEQDPGLSDPRSSELRKSLTNRWGDSLALAEVG, via the coding sequence CTGACGGTGAAACTCGAAGACTCGTTGCAGTACTTCAAGGGGGTAGGCCCCAAGCGGGCCGAGCACCTCGCCGCGTCGGGATTCCAGACTCTCGAAGATCTTCTCTATCACCTGCCGTTTCGTTACGAGGACCGCCGCGTCGTAAGCCGGGTGACCGAACTGGTGGCGGGCAGGGACGTGACCCTGGTGGGTGCGATAAGCTCGATCAAGCTCAACAGCTGGGGAGGGAGGTCGCGGCGGCAGGTACTGAGGGCCACCTTTGTTGACGAGACCGGGCGCCTGCCCCTGGTCTGGTTTCACCAAGGTGACTGGTTTCGTAAGAAGCTCGAGGGTGCATCGAGCTGGTTGGTGCACGGCAGGGTGGAGGCCTCGAAGAAAGGCCCCTTGCAGATTGTCCACCCCGAGCTCGAAGCGCTTTCCAGCGACGATGATGCCGCGGAGGCTGCCAGGGTGGTGCCCGTGTACCAGAAGCCCGGCGAGATACCCGTGGCCACCATGCGGTCGATGGTTGAGCGCGCGGTGGTAGAGTGCTCGGATCTCGCGAAGAGCGTGCTGCCGGCTCCCGTAGAAGCCGACCTGTCGCTGTTGCCCCTTGCCGATGCGCTGCGGCAGGTCCATATGCCGGGTAGCTCTATAGACCCGGTGCAGTTGGCTGCGTTTGCCACCGATGGGCACCGCCGGCTGATACTCGAGGAACTTTTTGCCCTGCAGGTTGGTGTAAACCTGCGCCGCGTGGCCCGGGAGGCCGAGACCGGCCGAGCGCTGCCCCGCGCTGACCAGCTCGTGTCAGGCTTTCTTGAGGCGCTGCCCTTCAACGCTACTTCTGCCCAGTTGAGGGTGATCGATGAGATCGCCGAGGACATGGCCAGGCCGCGCCCGATGAATCGCCTTGTGCAGGGCGACGTGGGCAGCGGTAAGACGGTGGTGGCCTTCGCAGCTGCCTTGCAGGCTGTCGATGCCGGTACTCAGGTGGCGGTGATGGCACCGACAGAGCTGTTGGCCGAGCAGCACTTTCGCACAATGGAAACCTGGGCCGTTGAGCGGGGGGTTCGCATCGAACTCCTGACCGGTAGTCTTTCTTCGGGCCGTGCCGCTGCGACGAGAGAGCGGTTGCAGGCGGGCGATGTCGACCTCGTGGTCGGGACCCACGCGCTGTTGCAGTCCGGCACCGGGTTCGCCGCATTGGGCCTGGCAGTGATCGACGAGCAGCACAGGTTCGGCGTGCTCCAGCGTGCCGTGCTCAAGGAGGCTGCCGCTGACACGCTACTGTTGTCGGCCACGCCCATTCCCCGCACGATGGCGCTTACTCTATACGGCGATGTGGACTTGTCTCTGCTCGATGAAATGCCGCCGGGGCGTAAAACGATTGTCACCCGTGTGCTTCGACAACACGACGTAGGGCATCTTTTCGAGCGTATGGCCGCGCAGATGAAGGAAGGTCGCCAGTGTTACATTGTGTACCCGCTGGTCGAAGAGTCCGAGAACGTCGATCTCGAAGACGCCAGCGGCATGGCCGAGAAACTTCGCACCGGGGTTTTTCGTGATTTTGAGGTTGGCCTGCTGCACGGACGGATGAAGGCAGACGAGAAGAACGAAGTCATGAGGGGCTTCCAACGTGGCGATATCAAAGTGCTGGTCGCGACCACGGTCATCGAGGTGGGCATAGACGTTCCCAACGCCGGCATCATGGTAGTAATGCACGCCGATCGTTTTGGCCTGGCCCAGCTGCACCAGCTCCGCGGCCGGGTGGGGCGGGACAACGAGCAGGCTTACTGCTGCCTGGTGACCGACGAGCGCCTGGGCCGGGATGCCTGGGAACGGCTCAAAGTGATGGAAAACAGCAGCGATGGTTTCGAGATAGCCGAGGCCGATCTGCGCATCAGGGGCCCCGGCGAGTACCTTGGCACCAGGCAGGCCGGGGTCCCTGCTTTCAGGGCAGCCAACCTGGCCAGGGACGAGGAACTGCTGCTGTTGGCGCGCGATAAGGCCCGGCAGTGGCTCGAGCAGGATCCGGGGCTCAGCGATCCGCGCTCGTCTGAACTACGAAAATCATTGACTAACCGCTGGGGAGACAGCCTCGCACTGGCCGAGGTCGGTTGA
- a CDS encoding threonine synthase, whose translation MAWNGLVDRYRDRLPVGDAPAVTLLEGNTPLIEAPRLASALGLGKDGLDVRVLLKYEGLNPTGSFKDRGMCVAMTVAVAQGATAVICASTGNTSAAAAAYAARAGLSAFVIVPEGNIALGKLSQAVIHGATVLAVDGNFDDAYRVVSGVAELRDVTVVNSINPDRLQGQKTAAFEICEVLDAAPDYHFLPVGNAGNITAYWMGYREYYEAGISAGLPRMMGFQAAGAAPIVEGHPVADPSTLASAIRIGNPVSWKKAEAARDESGGVIEAVTDDEILEAYSLLASSEGVFAEPASAASVAGLRKLAQEGRIDEKTTVVCTLTGHGLKDPDNAIAVCPTPLRVPADVDKALVAMGL comes from the coding sequence ATGGCTTGGAACGGATTGGTTGATCGTTATCGCGACAGGTTGCCTGTAGGCGATGCACCCGCGGTAACCCTGCTCGAGGGGAACACTCCCTTGATCGAGGCTCCGCGGCTCGCCTCGGCTCTCGGGCTGGGCAAGGACGGCCTCGATGTCAGGGTGCTGCTCAAGTACGAGGGGCTCAACCCTACCGGCTCATTCAAGGATCGCGGCATGTGCGTGGCCATGACCGTGGCCGTTGCCCAGGGGGCCACGGCCGTCATTTGCGCGTCCACGGGCAACACCTCGGCAGCGGCCGCTGCCTACGCAGCACGAGCGGGGTTGAGCGCTTTTGTTATCGTTCCCGAGGGCAACATTGCCCTTGGTAAGCTCAGCCAGGCCGTTATCCATGGCGCCACCGTGCTGGCCGTCGATGGCAACTTTGACGATGCCTACAGGGTCGTTTCGGGCGTGGCGGAGCTTCGCGATGTAACCGTGGTGAATTCTATCAACCCCGACAGGTTGCAGGGGCAGAAAACGGCGGCGTTCGAAATATGCGAGGTGCTGGACGCTGCGCCCGATTATCACTTTCTGCCGGTGGGCAACGCGGGTAACATCACTGCCTACTGGATGGGCTACCGCGAGTACTACGAGGCGGGGATTTCTGCTGGCCTGCCGCGCATGATGGGCTTCCAGGCTGCTGGTGCTGCACCGATAGTTGAAGGCCATCCGGTGGCAGATCCCAGCACCCTGGCTTCGGCCATACGCATCGGTAACCCGGTTAGTTGGAAAAAAGCTGAGGCAGCGCGCGATGAATCGGGCGGCGTTATAGAAGCCGTCACCGACGACGAGATACTCGAAGCCTACAGCCTGCTGGCTTCAAGTGAAGGGGTGTTCGCCGAGCCGGCTTCGGCGGCTTCGGTGGCGGGCCTTCGTAAGCTCGCCCAGGAAGGCCGGATTGATGAAAAAACTACGGTAGTCTGCACACTTACGGGGCACGGTCTGAAGGACCCCGATAACGCTATAGCCGTTTGTCCGACTCCCCTGCGGGTTCCGGCAGACGTCGATAAGGCCTTGGTGGCGATGGGCCTGTAG
- a CDS encoding alanine transaminase, translated as MNYDFKRIERLPPYVFNAVGELKAQARSRGEDIIDFGMGNPDQGTPAHIVEKAIEAIAKPANHRYSVSRGLYKLRLAACAWYKRKWDVELDADSEMICTMGAKEGLGHLVLSIAGPGDVVLCPSPTYPIHQYSVIIAGADLRHVPLIPGQDFFEALTEAIRETWPRPKALIVSFPSNPTTEVVELDFFEKLVELAREYNFLVIHDNAYAELTFDGYEAPSFLQVPGAREVGVECYTLSKTYNMPGWRVGFVAGNQQMVAALTRLKSYYDYGMFAPIQVAAIQALNGPQDCVEDIRQLYKQRRDSLCRGLSRIGWEVPPPQATMFVWAHIPEEFRHLGSMEFSKYLLAEGKVAVSPGIGFGPYGDEYVRFALIENEQRTRQAMRGIKKALDQGPDKAGRGS; from the coding sequence GTGAACTACGATTTTAAGAGAATAGAGAGGCTCCCACCCTACGTTTTTAACGCGGTGGGTGAGCTCAAGGCCCAGGCCCGCAGCCGCGGTGAGGACATCATCGACTTCGGCATGGGCAACCCTGACCAGGGCACACCAGCGCATATCGTCGAGAAGGCCATAGAAGCCATCGCTAAACCTGCCAATCACCGTTACTCGGTTTCGAGGGGGCTGTACAAGCTGCGCCTCGCCGCCTGCGCCTGGTACAAGCGCAAGTGGGACGTTGAGCTGGACGCGGACAGCGAGATGATCTGTACCATGGGGGCCAAGGAGGGCCTGGGCCACCTCGTCTTGAGCATTGCCGGACCGGGGGACGTGGTACTGTGCCCGTCACCCACCTATCCCATACACCAGTACTCGGTGATCATTGCAGGTGCCGATCTCAGGCACGTGCCGCTCATTCCCGGGCAGGATTTTTTCGAGGCACTGACGGAGGCCATCAGGGAGACCTGGCCACGGCCGAAAGCACTGATCGTCAGTTTTCCGTCCAACCCGACCACCGAGGTGGTCGAGCTGGATTTCTTTGAAAAGCTTGTCGAGCTGGCCCGGGAGTATAATTTCCTGGTCATTCACGACAACGCTTATGCCGAACTCACCTTCGACGGCTACGAGGCCCCCAGCTTTCTGCAGGTGCCGGGTGCCCGTGAAGTGGGGGTGGAGTGCTACACGCTGTCGAAGACATACAACATGCCGGGCTGGCGCGTTGGTTTCGTGGCCGGCAACCAGCAGATGGTGGCAGCCCTGACCAGGCTCAAGTCCTACTACGACTACGGGATGTTTGCTCCCATCCAGGTAGCGGCGATACAAGCACTCAACGGGCCACAGGACTGCGTGGAAGACATCCGCCAGCTTTACAAGCAGCGGCGAGATTCGCTCTGCCGTGGGCTTTCGCGCATCGGCTGGGAGGTGCCGCCGCCGCAGGCGACCATGTTCGTGTGGGCGCACATCCCCGAGGAGTTCAGGCACCTGGGTTCGATGGAGTTTTCAAAGTACCTCCTGGCGGAGGGCAAGGTAGCCGTGTCGCCGGGCATAGGCTTTGGCCCCTACGGGGACGAGTACGTGCGCTTTGCTCTGATCGAAAACGAGCAGCGTACGCGCCAGGCCATGCGAGGAATCAAGAAGGCGCTCGACCAGGGGCCCGACAAGGCAGGGAGGGGGTCATGA
- a CDS encoding fructose-bisphosphatase class II family protein, protein MERNLALELVRLTEAAALAAARENGRGDEMAPERLAATAIETNFSALGVKGEIVVGSGQGGVLATGSTLGEEGEEVDVAVNPLEGGISCALGGPNAMSVVAIASRGGFLRTPPNSYMEKIATSADGAGVVSLDQAPAVNLGRLAERRGVYVEDLTVVILDRPRHDDLIEEVRAAGARVKLIPHGDVAAAMAAAGPLGESGVDILMGEGGAAQGVLSAAAIRCMGGVMQCRFRVRGPGEAEQLRQAGVKDPGRLLDLEDMAGGTVMFAASGVTDGEYLKGVAISHSVVMRSESSTIRQLQTSHRFDYRPDY, encoded by the coding sequence ATGGAACGTAATCTTGCACTTGAACTCGTCCGCTTGACGGAAGCTGCGGCGCTGGCGGCTGCGCGCGAAAACGGGCGCGGCGACGAGATGGCGCCCGAACGTCTCGCGGCCACGGCCATCGAGACCAACTTTTCTGCGCTGGGGGTTAAGGGCGAAATCGTCGTGGGCAGCGGCCAGGGCGGGGTGTTGGCCACGGGTTCTACCCTCGGTGAAGAGGGCGAAGAAGTAGACGTTGCCGTCAATCCCCTTGAGGGCGGAATCAGTTGTGCGCTGGGCGGCCCGAACGCAATGTCGGTTGTGGCGATAGCCAGTCGGGGCGGCTTTCTGCGGACTCCGCCTAACAGCTACATGGAAAAGATCGCCACCTCTGCCGATGGCGCCGGCGTCGTCAGCCTCGACCAGGCGCCCGCTGTTAACCTGGGTCGTCTTGCCGAGCGTAGGGGGGTGTACGTAGAAGACCTCACGGTCGTAATTCTAGATAGACCACGTCACGACGACCTCATCGAGGAAGTGAGAGCGGCCGGGGCCAGGGTCAAGCTCATACCACACGGCGACGTGGCAGCCGCCATGGCAGCGGCGGGACCGCTTGGCGAGTCAGGCGTCGACATTCTCATGGGCGAGGGCGGCGCGGCGCAGGGAGTTCTCTCGGCTGCTGCAATTCGCTGCATGGGAGGCGTGATGCAGTGCCGTTTTCGTGTGCGTGGACCGGGTGAAGCCGAGCAATTGAGACAGGCGGGGGTTAAGGATCCCGGCCGCCTGCTCGACCTTGAAGACATGGCGGGGGGAACGGTCATGTTTGCTGCCAGCGGCGTGACCGACGGCGAGTATCTCAAGGGCGTCGCGATCAGCCACTCGGTCGTCATGAGAAGCGAGAGCAGCACCATACGGCAGTTGCAGACCAGCCACCGTTTCGATTACCGTCCCGACTACTAA
- a CDS encoding homoserine dehydrogenase, with product MKRGVGVGVIGYGTIGAGVVRLLRQRAKAHEDRLGYPVRLARVADLDTSSDRGIKLPKGVLIDDARALIDDPSVNVVVELVGGVEPARTFILEALRAGKHVVTANKALLSEHGVALSREAEKRGLLLGFEASVGGGIPIVRTIKESLAGDTNEEVYGILNGTANYILSAMSDGEGEFDEVLARAQAMGLAEADPSYDVDGIDSVHKLVILVGLAFGKKIKARSVHVEGIRSVSSKEIAYAREFGYRVKLLAVARDTPAGVEARVHPAMVPESHLLAQVSGAYNAVCIKGRALGNSVYYGQGAGMMPTATAVLGDVLEAARSLRDERPPSSEPWGQPLARLSSARVIPMGDTAHEHYLRLTVVDKPGALARISSILADEGIGIATLSQHEIETRGAVPVVLRTHRSAESAMKRALARVGRLRDNRAKPVLLRVEEGLGGRE from the coding sequence ATGAAACGAGGAGTCGGCGTAGGCGTAATCGGTTACGGGACCATAGGTGCCGGTGTCGTGAGGCTGCTGCGGCAGCGTGCGAAGGCCCATGAGGACAGGCTGGGGTATCCCGTTCGACTGGCCCGCGTCGCCGACCTCGACACCAGCAGCGACCGCGGCATCAAGCTGCCCAAGGGAGTTCTCATAGACGACGCGAGGGCTCTCATCGACGACCCCTCGGTGAACGTCGTCGTTGAGCTCGTGGGCGGCGTGGAGCCAGCGCGCACTTTTATCCTCGAGGCCCTGCGCGCCGGCAAGCACGTGGTCACCGCTAACAAGGCCCTGCTCTCGGAGCACGGGGTCGCACTGTCCAGGGAAGCCGAGAAACGTGGCCTGCTTCTTGGCTTCGAAGCCAGTGTGGGCGGTGGTATTCCCATCGTCAGGACGATCAAGGAGTCACTAGCGGGCGATACCAACGAGGAGGTCTACGGCATCCTCAACGGCACGGCCAACTACATTCTCAGTGCCATGAGCGACGGCGAAGGTGAGTTCGACGAGGTACTGGCCAGGGCCCAGGCAATGGGACTTGCCGAGGCTGATCCCAGCTACGACGTTGACGGCATAGACTCGGTGCACAAGCTGGTGATCCTCGTTGGCCTGGCTTTCGGCAAAAAGATCAAGGCACGTTCGGTTCACGTGGAAGGAATACGCAGCGTGAGCAGCAAGGAGATCGCCTACGCCCGCGAGTTCGGCTACCGCGTAAAACTTCTGGCTGTCGCGCGCGATACACCGGCGGGAGTGGAGGCCAGGGTTCACCCGGCGATGGTGCCCGAGTCCCACCTGCTCGCCCAGGTGTCGGGAGCCTACAACGCGGTCTGCATCAAGGGGCGCGCACTGGGCAACTCGGTTTACTACGGGCAGGGGGCCGGCATGATGCCGACCGCCACGGCGGTGCTCGGTGATGTTCTCGAGGCCGCGCGTTCACTGCGCGATGAAAGACCGCCTTCGAGTGAGCCCTGGGGACAGCCGCTGGCCCGACTATCGTCGGCGCGGGTTATACCGATGGGGGATACCGCCCACGAACACTACCTGCGCTTGACGGTGGTGGATAAACCCGGCGCCCTGGCCCGTATATCCAGTATACTGGCAGACGAGGGTATCGGTATTGCTACCTTGTCCCAGCACGAAATCGAGACCAGGGGCGCGGTGCCGGTAGTCCTCAGGACCCACCGTTCTGCCGAGTCGGCGATGAAGCGGGCCTTGGCCAGGGTGGGGCGCCTGCGCGATAATCGCGCGAAACCGGTACTACTGAGGGTGGAAGAGGGCCTGGGCGGCCGCGAATAA
- the carB gene encoding carbamoyl-phosphate synthase large subunit, which produces MPRRDDISTVMIIGAGPIVIGQACEFDYSGTQACKALKEEGYRVVLINSNPATVMTDPGFADRTYIEPVSLEAATAIIEIERPDAILPTMGGQTALNLAIELDAAGVFERYGVEMIGAGIAAVRKAEDRDQFKAAMEKLGLDLPGSGYARSVEEGLAVRRELGLPLILRPSRTLGGSGADIAYGDDDFETKLRAALDASPVGECLVEESVEGWKEFELEVMRDSRDNVVIICSIENFDAMGVHTGDSITVAPAQTLTDKEYQLMRDASIAIIREIGVDTGGSNIQFGVNPRDGRLIIIEMNPRVSRSSALASKATGFPIAKMAAKLAVGFTLDEIRNDITRETPASFEPSIDYVVTKVPRFTFEKFKDADDRLTSQMKSVGEAMAIGRTFRESLHKALRSLETGSFGFEGRDEEDIESRIAVANSQRPWYLAEALRRGWSVEKIHDLSGIDPWFLRNIEMIVAVEGELTAAGDKLDRDLLARARRDGFADARVAALTGLSEKEVAAMRSRWGLKPVYKTVDTCAAEFEAFTPYLYSTSEEEDESSPSDRRKIVILGGGPNRIGQGIEFDYCCVHASFALKEAGYETIMINCNPETVSTDYDTSDRLYFEPLTHEDVLAIVQREKPDGVIVQFGGQTPLGLARGLEAAGVPVIGTSPDSIDLAEDRERFQALLEKLELKQPPGGIARSVDEAEKVALSLGLPVLVRPSYVLGGRGMQIVYEESQLREFAARAMESSPGHPLLIDKFLNQAIEVDVDSVCDGERVVIGGIMEHIEQAGVHSGDSACSLPPWSLAADVIEEISRQTRLLALEIGVLGLMNVQFAVVGSEVFILEVNPRASRTVPFVSKATGVQLAKIAARVMAGESLVELGFTEQVLPPYVSVKEAVFPFLKFAGVDTLLGPEMKSTGEVMGIAPTFGEAFAKAQLAGGTRLPTAGTALVSVRSEDKVFLEPVARSLVESGLDLVATSGTADYLRGLGIDCAGINKVYEGSPHTVDIIEEGRVQLVVNTSSTPQSVKDSYSLRRSALELGVPYFTTPAGAAAAADAIAVLKTKSTPTVYALQDLHAELPGRGEAG; this is translated from the coding sequence GTGCCGCGACGCGATGACATCTCGACGGTGATGATAATAGGGGCCGGCCCCATAGTGATTGGCCAGGCCTGCGAATTTGATTACTCGGGCACCCAGGCCTGCAAGGCGCTCAAGGAGGAGGGCTACCGGGTCGTCCTCATCAACTCCAACCCCGCCACCGTCATGACCGACCCCGGCTTTGCGGATCGCACCTACATAGAACCGGTTTCACTCGAGGCTGCGACTGCGATCATTGAAATCGAACGTCCGGACGCGATCCTGCCCACCATGGGAGGGCAGACCGCGCTCAACCTCGCCATTGAACTAGACGCTGCCGGCGTGTTTGAACGCTACGGGGTCGAAATGATAGGCGCGGGCATAGCGGCGGTGCGTAAGGCCGAGGACCGCGATCAATTCAAGGCGGCAATGGAAAAGCTGGGGCTCGACCTGCCCGGCAGTGGCTACGCTCGTTCGGTAGAAGAGGGCCTCGCTGTTCGCCGCGAGCTGGGCCTGCCCCTCATTCTCAGGCCGTCACGTACGCTGGGCGGCAGTGGTGCCGACATTGCCTACGGCGATGACGATTTTGAAACCAAGCTGCGCGCGGCCCTCGACGCGTCGCCGGTTGGGGAGTGCCTGGTGGAAGAGTCGGTGGAGGGTTGGAAGGAGTTCGAGCTCGAAGTCATGCGCGACTCTCGCGACAATGTCGTCATTATCTGCTCCATCGAAAACTTTGACGCCATGGGTGTGCACACGGGTGACAGCATCACGGTGGCCCCGGCGCAGACGCTGACCGACAAGGAGTACCAGCTCATGCGCGACGCGTCGATCGCTATTATCCGCGAGATCGGCGTCGACACAGGCGGTTCGAACATCCAGTTCGGGGTAAACCCCCGCGACGGTCGGCTCATTATCATCGAAATGAACCCCAGGGTTTCGCGTAGTTCGGCTCTGGCCAGTAAGGCCACCGGTTTTCCGATCGCGAAGATGGCAGCCAAGCTGGCGGTGGGTTTTACCCTCGACGAGATACGCAACGACATTACCAGGGAAACCCCGGCGAGCTTTGAACCATCGATCGACTACGTCGTCACCAAGGTCCCGCGTTTTACCTTCGAGAAGTTCAAGGACGCAGACGACAGGCTCACCAGCCAGATGAAATCCGTGGGTGAGGCCATGGCCATAGGCCGAACCTTCAGGGAGAGCCTTCACAAGGCCCTGCGTTCGCTGGAGACGGGTAGCTTTGGTTTCGAGGGCAGGGACGAAGAGGACATCGAAAGCCGTATCGCCGTGGCCAACAGCCAGAGGCCCTGGTATCTAGCCGAGGCCTTGCGGCGTGGCTGGAGCGTAGAAAAAATTCACGACCTGAGCGGTATAGACCCCTGGTTTTTGCGCAACATCGAAATGATCGTTGCGGTTGAGGGCGAGTTGACGGCGGCGGGCGACAAGCTCGACCGTGACCTGCTGGCGAGGGCGAGGCGCGATGGTTTTGCCGATGCGAGGGTCGCCGCGCTGACTGGCCTGTCCGAAAAAGAAGTCGCGGCGATGCGTTCCCGCTGGGGCCTCAAGCCCGTGTACAAGACAGTGGATACCTGCGCCGCCGAGTTCGAGGCCTTTACGCCCTATCTTTACTCGACCAGCGAAGAAGAAGACGAATCTTCACCGAGTGACAGGCGCAAGATCGTCATCCTCGGCGGTGGCCCCAACCGTATAGGCCAGGGCATCGAGTTTGATTACTGCTGTGTGCACGCATCCTTCGCCCTGAAAGAGGCGGGCTACGAAACAATAATGATCAACTGCAACCCCGAGACGGTGTCCACGGACTACGACACTTCGGACAGGTTGTACTTTGAACCACTGACACACGAGGACGTGCTCGCCATCGTGCAGCGCGAGAAGCCCGATGGCGTGATAGTGCAGTTCGGTGGACAGACCCCGCTCGGCCTGGCGCGGGGCTTGGAAGCCGCCGGGGTGCCGGTGATCGGTACTTCTCCCGACTCGATAGATCTCGCCGAGGACCGCGAGCGCTTCCAGGCGCTGCTCGAAAAACTCGAACTAAAGCAGCCGCCGGGTGGCATCGCGCGCAGCGTGGACGAAGCCGAGAAGGTTGCGCTGTCACTGGGCCTGCCGGTGTTGGTCAGGCCGTCCTACGTTCTCGGCGGTCGCGGAATGCAGATCGTTTACGAGGAGAGCCAATTACGGGAATTCGCGGCTCGGGCAATGGAGAGTTCGCCGGGACATCCGCTGTTGATAGACAAGTTTCTCAACCAGGCCATCGAGGTCGATGTCGACTCGGTGTGCGACGGCGAGCGCGTAGTCATCGGCGGCATAATGGAGCACATCGAGCAAGCCGGGGTGCATTCGGGAGACAGCGCCTGCTCGCTGCCTCCGTGGTCGTTGGCCGCCGATGTCATCGAAGAGATTTCACGGCAGACCCGCCTGCTCGCCCTCGAGATAGGCGTGCTTGGCCTCATGAACGTACAGTTCGCCGTGGTGGGCAGCGAGGTGTTCATACTCGAGGTAAACCCCCGCGCGTCGCGGACCGTGCCTTTCGTGTCGAAAGCAACTGGCGTGCAGCTGGCCAAGATCGCCGCGAGGGTTATGGCTGGAGAGTCCCTGGTCGAGCTGGGTTTTACCGAGCAGGTATTACCGCCCTACGTATCGGTCAAAGAAGCAGTGTTTCCCTTTCTCAAGTTTGCTGGCGTTGATACCTTGCTGGGACCGGAGATGAAGTCGACCGGCGAAGTAATGGGCATCGCGCCTACTTTTGGCGAGGCCTTTGCCAAGGCCCAGCTCGCGGGTGGCACTCGCTTGCCCACCGCCGGCACGGCGCTGGTGAGCGTGCGTAGTGAAGACAAGGTCTTCCTCGAGCCGGTGGCAAGGAGCCTGGTCGAATCGGGCTTGGACCTCGTGGCTACTTCTGGCACGGCCGACTACCTGCGCGGTCTCGGCATAGACTGCGCAGGCATCAACAAGGTCTACGAGGGCTCCCCCCACACGGTCGATATCATTGAGGAGGGCCGTGTTCAGCTGGTGGTAAATACCTCGAGCACCCCGCAAAGCGTCAAGGATTCCTACTCGCTGAGGCGGTCGGCCCTGGAGCTCGGCGTGCCGTACTTCACTACCCCGGCCGGGGCCGCCGCGGCCGCCGATGCGATCGCCGTTCTCAAGACCAAGAGTACGCCGACGGTTTATGCGTTGCAGGACCTCCACGCGGAGCTCCCTGGACGGGGAGAAGCCGGCTGA